The genomic interval CGTCCTGGGTCACCGGGCACGACCTGGTGGTGGACGGCGGGGTGTCCGCCCGGCCGACGTGGTGAGCGCTCGGGGGTTCGCGTCCGTACATGTCGGGAAGACCGCGAGCCCAGGTACGGAGTAGTGACGTGAGGTGTGAGCGTGCAGGCAGCAGCGCAGGCCGGCGAAGGCGAGGACTTCAAGGGCTGGTGCTGCTGGGCAGCGTGCTGGTCCTGCTCCTCTTCGGCGGTGCGGGAGCGGCCTCGGCCCACGCGGCTCTCCGGGCCACCGACCCCGAGGACGGCACCGTCCTCAAGTCCGCCCCCCGGGACATCACCCTGACCTTCACCGAGTCCGTCGGCCTGCTCGACGACTCCTTCCGGGTGCTGGACCCGGACGGCAAGCGCCTGAAGACCGGTGACGCCGGACACGGTGCGGGCGGCTCGGAGACGGCTCGGGTCTCGCTGCCCGCCAAGCTCGCCCAGGGCACCTACACGGTGGCCTGGCGGGTGGTCTCGGCCGACAGCCACCCGGTGTCCGGCGCCTTCACCTTCTCCGTCGGCAAACCCTCCCCAGCCATCGTGGTCGCGGACACCGGCCCGACCGAGAACCCGGCCACGGAGAGCCTGTTCAACATGGGCCGCTATCTGGCCTACCTCGCCGCGGCCCTGCTCATCGGCACCGCCGTCTTCGTCGCCGCCTGCCGCCCCCCGGATCCGTCCCGGCTGCGCCGCCTGCTGTGGGCCGGCTGGGGCACCCTGCTCGGTTCGACGGTGTTCCTGCTGGTGCTGCGGGCGCCGTACGAGTCGGGGGCGGGCCCGGCCTCCGCGTTCTCCCTGAGGGCATTCGAACGCACCCTGACCACCCGCCCCGGCGAGGCGCTCCTGGTCCGCCTGGCACTGCTGCTGGTGGCGTACTTCTTCGTCGTACGACTGCTGCGGCTCGGCGAGGAGAGGCTGCCCCGCGTGTGGCAGGCGGCGGGCGGTGCGCTCGCCGTGGGCCTCGCGCTGACCTGGGCCGCCGCCGAACACGCGTCCGCCGGGATCCAGGTGCCGGTGGCGATGACGTCCGCGGTGCTGCACGTGCTGGCGATGTCGGTCTGGCTGGGCGGCCTCGCGGCCCTGCTCACCACCCTGTACCGGGCCTCTGCGCAGCTCCCGGCCGTCGTCCTCGCCCGCTTCTCCCGGCTGGCCTTCGCCTCCGTGACCGTCCTCGTCGGCACCGGCGTCTACCAGTCCTGGCGCGGCCTCGGCTCCTGGGGCGCCGTCACCGGCACGACGTACGGCCATCTGCTCGTCCTCAAGCTGCTCGCGGTGACACTGCTGCTGGCGGCGGCGAGGCTGTCGCGGCAGTGGACGGGACGGCTGGTGAGGGTCGCGGCTGAGGGGGAGTCGGAGGTGGTCGTACGGGAGAAGGTGCCGGCGGCGGTCGCGGCCGAGGGGGAGTCGCAGGCGGCCGTACGGGGGAAGGTGCCGGCGGCGGTCGCGGCGGAGGGGGAGTCGCAGGCGGTCGTACGGGAGAAGGTGCCGGAGCGGGTGGGTGGACCGCCGTCGGCCCCGGAACCGGCGCCCGCCACCCCCGGTCCGACCGCCGCACCTGCCTACCGGCACGGCCTGCGCCGTTCCGTGCTCGCCGAAGTGGCCGTCGGGGTCGTGGTCCTGGTGCTGAGCACCGTGCTGAGCGGCACGCTGCCCGGCCGGGCGCAGGCCGAGGCGGCCGAGGCGGGCCCGGCCACGGGCGGACTGCCCGCCGCGTCCGTGACCGACGTCCCCTTCGCGGTGGGCGGCGCCACGGGCAAGGTGCAGATCACCCTCGACCCGGGCCGCACCGGCGACAACTCGGTCCAGGCCATCGTCTACGCGGCCGACGGAGGCCTCGCCACCGTCCCCGAACTCCGGTTGTCCTTCACCCTCCCGGCCAAGGAGATCGGCCCGATCGACGCCGGGCTGAAGAACAGGGGCGGCTACTGGGGCACGAACGACCTCACCCTGCCCCTCGCGGGCGACTGGCGGATGAAGGCGACCATCAGGGTCTCCGACGTCGACCAGATCAGCGTGACGAAGACGGTGAGGATCGTGGGCTGAGCGGGTCGAGCGGGTCGAGCGGGTCCTGCGGGTCCAGCAGGTCCGCCATGGTCTCGGCGGCGTGCACGGCGGCCGCTGCGCAGCAGTTGTTGAACAGGACGTGGAGTTCGTCGACCTGCTCGGCCAGTGCGGGCAACCGCGGTACCCACTCGGCGAGTTCGGCGCGCGGGTAGTCGTACCGGAAACGCTCCTCCTTGCTGCCGCGGCCCCAGGAGGAGCTGCGCCCGTGGAAGCGCACGACGGACAGCCGGGGCGCGGTGACGGGGGTGACCGGCGGCAGGGAGGCGGGCAGCCCCTGGCGCATGTCCACGGCCACGGCGGCGAAGTCGTACTTGCCGAGCAGCGCGCGGGTGAGGTCCTGCTGTCCCTCCTCCCACCAGGACGGATGCCGGAACTCCACGTGGACGGGCCATCCGGCGGTCCGTTCCGCGGTCTCCTCCAGGAACCGCTCCGCCCGCGCTCCCGGCCGCAGCCACGGCGGGAACTGGAACAGCACCCCACCGAGCCGCCCGGCCTCCCGCAACGGCTCGACCCCGGCGGCGAACCGCGCCCACACCTCCTCCAACGGCACGTCCGCGAGGGCGGGCTGCTTCACCGGATGCCCGGTGAGCGGGGCGTACGCCTTCACGTCGAAGACGAACCCGGCGGGCGTGCGCTCCACCCACAGACGGCTGTTGCGCTCGCTGGGCAGGGCGTAGAACGTGCCGTCCACCTCCACCACCGGGAACCGCTCGGCGAAGTACCGCAACCGCCCCTCGGCGTCCCGCCGGCCCGGCGGGTACCAGCCGCTGCGGACGAGGGCGGGATCGGTCCAGGAGCACGTGCCGACGAGAATGCGGGTCATGGGGGCCCGGGTACCGACTTAAGGTGCGGCCATGACTTCCCAGGCGTATCTCTCCCAACTCTTCTCGCTGGACGACCGGGTGGCGCTGGTGACCGGCGGGAGCTCGGGCATCGGCAGGGCGATCGCGGGGGCGTTGGCGCGGGCGGGGGCGAGCGTGGTGATCGTGGCCCGCAGGGAGCCCGAACTGACGTCGGCGGTCGAGGAGTTGCGGTCCGGCGGCTGCCGGGCGGCCTGGGTGAGCGGTGACTTGAGCACCAGGGAGGGGGTCCGTACGGCGGCAGAGGCGGCCGCCGCCCTGTTCGGCGAGCCGGACATCCTGGTCAACTCCGCGGGCATCAACCTGCGTCCACCGATGACCGAGCTCACCGACGACGTGTGGGACACCACCATGGCCGTCAACCTGGAGGCCCCCTACCTCCTGGGCCAGCGTTTCGGCCCCGGTATGGCCGAGCGCGGTTTCGGCCGGATCATCCACATCACGTCCCAGCAGGCCCACCGCGCCTTCGTCCAGAGCGGCGCCTACGGCGTCTCCAAGGGCGGCCTGGAGTCCCTGGCCCGCTCCCAGGCCGAGGCGTGGTCCCCATACGGCGTCACCTGCAACACCCTCGTCCCCGGCTTCGTCCTGACCCCCCTCAACTCCCGCCTCGCCGACGACCCGGACCAGGTCGCGACCCTGGCCGCCCGCACCATGACCGGCCGCAACGGCCTCCCCGAGGACTTCGCGGGCGCCGCGGTCTTCCTGGCGAGCGGGGCGTCGGCGTATGTCACGGGGCAGTCGGTCTTTGTGGACGGGGGGTTGTCGGTGCACTGAGCCGGGCGGGTCCTCGGGGCCCGGGTGTCATCCGGCGGAGCACAGACCGTCCGTCGGGCAGAACATGGCCCACACCGCGTTGTAGCCGGACCGTACGGTCAGGGAGGCCGGATCGGGTCCGGCGTTGAGGCCGGAGCCCGGGTCGGGTGTGGCGGTGAAGGTGACGGTCGTGCCGACCGGGAAGCGCGCCTCGCACGGACCGGTCGAGTTCGCCGGGGGTGCCTCGTCGCTGTACGAGACGGCGTGGCCCTGCTGAGCGAACTCTCCGACCCCGCCGACAGCCGCCTGTGGCGCGAGCTGCTGCGCGACCACGGCATCCGGGACATCGCCTCCCTGGTCTTCAAGGACCGCTTCGGCTGCTGGGGCCACCTCGACCTGTACCGGTGCGACCGCCCCTTCAGCGCCGCCGAGACGGCCTGCCTGGGCCGCCTGACCGCCCCGGTGACGACGGCGCTGCGTCGCAGCCGGGCACAGACCTTCGTCGTACGGCCGCCCCACGCGCGGCTGCCGGGCCCGCTGGCCCTGCTGCTCGACCGTGACCTGCGGGTGCTCGCCCAGACCCCGGCGACCTCGGCGTGTCTGAGCCGCCTGGTGCCGCCAGGGTGCGGCCGCCCGGCGGGGCACGCCTGCGTGTACGACGTCGCCGCCCAGCTGCTGGCGGTCGAGGCGGGCGCCGACACCCACCCGCCGCGCTCCCGGGTCCACCTCGCGGACGGCCTGTGGCTGACCCTGAGCGCGGCCCGCATCGACGGGGTGCTGCCTTCGGAGCGCCGGCACGGCATCGCCGTCACCGTTGAGGATGCCTCGCCTGCGGAACGGCTCACGCTGTTCGCTAGATCCTTCGCCCTGAGCCCCCGCGAGGCGGACGTACTGCACCACCTGGCGAACGGCGGCGACAGCCACACGGTGGCCCACCGCATGTCCCTCTCCGCCCACACCGTCCAGGACCACCTCAAGTCGATCTTCACCAAGACATCGACGAACAACCGCGTGATGCTGCTGGCACGGGCGCTGGGAGCGTGAGTTCTCATCGCCCGCAACACCTCGTCTGCTCGGTGAGAGCTTCCTGGACCTCGGTGATCTCGGTGATCGGT from Streptomyces sp. CC0208 carries:
- a CDS encoding copper resistance protein CopC, coding for MLLGSVLVLLLFGGAGAASAHAALRATDPEDGTVLKSAPRDITLTFTESVGLLDDSFRVLDPDGKRLKTGDAGHGAGGSETARVSLPAKLAQGTYTVAWRVVSADSHPVSGAFTFSVGKPSPAIVVADTGPTENPATESLFNMGRYLAYLAAALLIGTAVFVAACRPPDPSRLRRLLWAGWGTLLGSTVFLLVLRAPYESGAGPASAFSLRAFERTLTTRPGEALLVRLALLLVAYFFVVRLLRLGEERLPRVWQAAGGALAVGLALTWAAAEHASAGIQVPVAMTSAVLHVLAMSVWLGGLAALLTTLYRASAQLPAVVLARFSRLAFASVTVLVGTGVYQSWRGLGSWGAVTGTTYGHLLVLKLLAVTLLLAAARLSRQWTGRLVRVAAEGESEVVVREKVPAAVAAEGESQAAVRGKVPAAVAAEGESQAVVREKVPERVGGPPSAPEPAPATPGPTAAPAYRHGLRRSVLAEVAVGVVVLVLSTVLSGTLPGRAQAEAAEAGPATGGLPAASVTDVPFAVGGATGKVQITLDPGRTGDNSVQAIVYAADGGLATVPELRLSFTLPAKEIGPIDAGLKNRGGYWGTNDLTLPLAGDWRMKATIRVSDVDQISVTKTVRIVG
- a CDS encoding DUF72 domain-containing protein, producing MTRILVGTCSWTDPALVRSGWYPPGRRDAEGRLRYFAERFPVVEVDGTFYALPSERNSRLWVERTPAGFVFDVKAYAPLTGHPVKQPALADVPLEEVWARFAAGVEPLREAGRLGGVLFQFPPWLRPGARAERFLEETAERTAGWPVHVEFRHPSWWEEGQQDLTRALLGKYDFAAVAVDMRQGLPASLPPVTPVTAPRLSVVRFHGRSSSWGRGSKEERFRYDYPRAELAEWVPRLPALAEQVDELHVLFNNCCAAAAVHAAETMADLLDPQDPLDPLDPLSPRSSPSSSR
- a CDS encoding SDR family oxidoreductase, encoding MTSQAYLSQLFSLDDRVALVTGGSSGIGRAIAGALARAGASVVIVARREPELTSAVEELRSGGCRAAWVSGDLSTREGVRTAAEAAAALFGEPDILVNSAGINLRPPMTELTDDVWDTTMAVNLEAPYLLGQRFGPGMAERGFGRIIHITSQQAHRAFVQSGAYGVSKGGLESLARSQAEAWSPYGVTCNTLVPGFVLTPLNSRLADDPDQVATLAARTMTGRNGLPEDFAGAAVFLASGASAYVTGQSVFVDGGLSVH
- a CDS encoding helix-turn-helix transcriptional regulator, which encodes MALLSELSDPADSRLWRELLRDHGIRDIASLVFKDRFGCWGHLDLYRCDRPFSAAETACLGRLTAPVTTALRRSRAQTFVVRPPHARLPGPLALLLDRDLRVLAQTPATSACLSRLVPPGCGRPAGHACVYDVAAQLLAVEAGADTHPPRSRVHLADGLWLTLSAARIDGVLPSERRHGIAVTVEDASPAERLTLFARSFALSPREADVLHHLANGGDSHTVAHRMSLSAHTVQDHLKSIFTKTSTNNRVMLLARALGA